One Anthonomus grandis grandis chromosome 12, icAntGran1.3, whole genome shotgun sequence DNA window includes the following coding sequences:
- the LOC126743145 gene encoding venom carboxylesterase-6-like, with amino-acid sequence MKYSNLILFGLISSVFGDALVELPNGKIQGKTEYTRTGVAFNSFYGIKYGQNPTGKLRLQPPKEVEPWDGVFDATVEKGMCYQVPKDYEMETEDCLLLNLYTPVTEPTPNASLPVMFFIHGGGFVEGTGILEWGVGPHFFMENEVIMIAINYRLGPFGYMSTGDDVIPGNLGQKDQILALQWVQKNIKYFGGDPEKVTIFGQSAGAASVSYQLLSPLSQGLFRAAIQESGSAVSPWAFQRDQVEITYKTAALLNPEFETNRNSTELLSFLQSVSAKELDEASYNLTKKLEYPGDMQISKGFFYTPVIEHEHENPFLTKHQYESFENGSFNRVPLLIGFNAEESLFMMTRTFHRTLKAYDGNTSYLVPFDMHISNQDTLLEVGNSIKKFYSPESNLEDNKLGGVQYHSTQDFDKSVIKQAELQAPFVPVYLYEFTYSGKMGNNPKHLNGSGAVGHGEEQNYIFNRWLSVDLPDNSDFTKFSEDDVNVHYYFVKLFTNFAKTLNPTPQEDSVLQNVTWPTLQPGNWQYLEIARDLILHDAIPKKAMYNFWKDLYSNYALRPYDTY; translated from the exons atgaagtattcaaacttaattttatttggtcTG ATATCATCCGTGTTTGGTGATGCATTGGTAGAGTTGCCAAATGGCAAAATCCAAGGAAAAACCGAATATACGAGGACAGGCGTAGCATTTAACTCATTTTATGGTATTAAATATGGACAAAATCCAACAGGAAAATTGAGGTTGCAG cCTCCAAAAGAAGTTGAACCATGGGATGGTGTTTTTGACGCCACTGTAGAAAAGGGAATGTGCTATCAGGTCCCCAAGGATTATGAAATGGAGACAGAGGATTGTCTGTTATTAAATCTGTATACACCAGTAAca gaaCCAACACCAAATGCTAGTCTACCAGTAATGTTCTTTATTCACGGTGGTGGATTTGTCGAAGGAACAGGCATTCTGGAATGGGGTGTAGGACCCCATTTTTTCATGGAAAACGAAGTCATAATGATTGCCATTAATTATCGGCTGGGTCCGTTTG GTTATATGTCCACTGGTGATGATGTAATCCCCGGTAATTTAGGACAAAAAGATCAAATCCTAGCATTACAGTGGGtccaaaaaaacattaaatatttcgGCGGTGATCCAGAAAAAGTAACCATTTTTGGACAAAGTGCCGGAGCTGCATCAGTGTCATACCAATTACTTAGTCCTTTGTCTCAAG GCTTATTTAGAGCAGCGATCCAGGAAAGCGGCTCAGCGGTAAGTCCGTGGGCATTTCAACGAGACCAAGTTGAGATTACTTATAAAACTGCTGCTTTATTGAACCCAGAGTTTGAAACCAATAGAAACTCTACAGAGCTCTTAAGTTTCTTGCAAAGTGTTTCGGCAAAGGAGCTTGATGAAGCCTCTTACAATCTTACAAAGAAATTG gaatatCCTGGTGACATGCAAATTTCTAAGGGATTTTTCTATACTCCAGTTATAGAACATGAACATGAAAATCCATTTTTAACAAAGCATCAATACGAAAGCTTTGAAAATGGATCATTTAACCGAGTCCCTCTTCTGATCGGCTTTAATGCTGAAGAAAGCTTATTTATGATGACTC gcACATTCCATAGAACCCTTAAGGCTTATGATGGCAATACAAGTTACTTGGTTCCTTTTGATATGCACATCTCTAATCAGGATACGCTTTTGGAAGTTGGAAACAGTATCAAGAAATTTTATTCACCAGAATCAAATTTGGAAGATAATAAATTAGGAGGAGTCCAG TATCATTCAACACAAGACTTTGACAAATCTGTAATAAAGCAGGCTGAACTCCAAGCGCCCTTCGTGCCTGTTTATTTATACGAATTTACTTATAGCGGGAAAATGGGCAATAACCCAAAACATTTAAATG GCTCAGGAGCAGTGGGTCATGGCGAAGAACAAAACTACATATTCAACAGATGGCTCAGTGTTGATCTTCCTGATAACAGTGACTTCACAAAATTCTCAGAAGATGATGTGAATGTCCATTACTACTTCGTtaaattgtttactaattttgcCAAAACTCT AAATCCAACACCGCAAGAAGACTCCGTTTTACAGAACGTCACTTGGCCCACGCTACAGCCAGGAAACTGGCAATACTTGGAAATTGCAAGGGACTTAATCTTACATGATGCCATTCCAAAAAAGGCAATGTATAACTTTTGGAAAGATTTGTATAGTAATTATGCTTTGAGACCATATGATACTTAttag